Below is a window of Arabidopsis thaliana chromosome 2, partial sequence DNA.
AActtcatcaccaccaccacccgttttagttttcacttttcactgCCTCGTCCGTcgtcactcttttttttgtttttctttttggttcttgGGGTTGGGTTTTGGGTAACGTCACGTGATGATGACGTGTCGCGATCCTAGCGGCGTTAATCACGTGACCGACGACGACGGGAGCCTAAAATTTTTAGTGAACGTTGGAAAATCAAACCTcatttaattgttaattattaaaaaaaaattatatctttGGGCTTTGCCTTTTCTCCTACGTTATTTACTTCATccttcaattttgttttctttaaatatttgcAAATGATTTAATCATTTACTGAAGCATGAAATCAGAAAAAGCTTCATTAATTTCCGCTTACACTAAACGGCGTCAGTGTTCAGACTTCcgagttatatatattatccaCTTGCACCCTTATTTCGACTTCACGTTTCGATCAAAAATTGGGGTCCTAATTCCGGTTTACGAAATTGTGATTTAAGGTTCGGTTTACATTATACTCTAATCAACAAAACTGATCATATAAGGTTTGATTTTCAGTTTAAATTCAAAAGGGAAAATTGGATTTAAAAATACACCTTCATGGATGGGAGACTTAAACATGACAACATCATCATGAACTTGTATTACTAAGTACTAACTATCGCCAATGAACGAAACCCTTGAAAACCGAAGACAACAAGAGATTACATCTTTAGCATTTGACacgaaaccaaaaaaaaaaaaaaaaagagtttgaatcATGTTGTAGACATTATTATTGTGTAATTTTGCTCCATCATCTAAAGAAGAACCTCAAGAGTAAAGAAATTCGTAACTCGAAAATGGGGTTTGGTTTGCCTCATACGGAGATACCATAATTGCTGATCTTGTTCACTTCCTTTGTCAAAGCGTTTCTCTCTTGCTTCACTTCAGAAGCACGCTTCGATATCTGAGGTTGAACAATTGAGATATCTCCATTAtacaatgtatataaaatgGTTGTTAAATTTATTCCAACCAAGTTCAGCTTCTAACTCTAGATCCCAGCTCCTATACTCTACCTATAAGAGCCAAAAGACAAGTAACACTTACTTGAGTGCGGAATCGAGAAGCTTCTCTCGTTGGCAGTTCTTTTAGTACATCTTTCAAAcctgtaaataaaaaatgatcatGGTCTAAGTCGATAAGCTTTGTTACGGcgaaagttttcttcttctgttctatgcatatttttggtttcacAAACTGTAGCATGATAGCACAGAAAGGTGTACCTGCTGCTTGCTTTTCAATCTTATAAGCTGAGCTGATCGCACCTCTGATTTGTTTGCCTGCTTGCCTGtgtaagaagatgaagaaagttAACATAATATTCATGTTGATATATAAATCCAATATACAGATGTTGTAATTTGTCTGGATCATAAACCTGAGTTTCATCCTTCCTCTAATGAATTCCTCTTCTGCCACAGTTGCAACTCTCTGAAGCAATGAAAGttaaaaattgttaagaaTTCAAAAACCGTAATCCAATACCTGCTTCTAATAGACTACTTTCACTCAAGACCATTGACTATTAGTTGGAGggtatataactatatatctATTGACTAGGGTTAAGAAAGAGTTAGACTCAAGAATATCCTTGCACTAAATTACTTCAACCGTGAAAGGCTATATGCCTGCGAAAGTAGAAGCATTCATCCATATCCACTGAATAAGGCTATATAGAAATTTCTCTGGTCGAAACCTAACCCCTTTCAATTTTCATCCTAAATGCCACACAttctatttcaaaataaagGGATGTTGAAGCAAAACCGAAAGAGAGTAATATAGCTAACTAAACGCATAACATAGGCAGTCTTCTCCACAAACGTCAACCTCATGTCGAACAGAACAActcattaaaacaaaagaagaggcTTACCTCTAACTTTTCACTCTCGGCTTTAAGACGATCCATTGATTGTCGCAACTCTTTTACTTTAAGATCTGCTCTAGAAAGCAAAGCCTGAATCCAAAACATACTGTCAAGTTTCAAGAACATATTTAACCACAGAGAGACCAATTTATAATTCAACGATGTTGTATACAACACTGACCTCTTCACTAACAAACATGCGTACAGTATTGTAATATACAAATCTTCTGGTCTCTGCAAACAAACAAGAGCAATCACTACAGTTCATAACATTCTAGGCGATTGAAACTCTAGGGAGATTAAAAGAATATCCAGAAAACGTACTTTTCAGAGCAAAAATCCCAACTCCAAAAGCTAAGGTGCCTGATATTAGCGGATGAGATGCAGCAACATTCACACCATCTACATACAAGATTGACAAACATATGAGCTAAGAGAAAAAAAGCACAACAACATAGAGGTAGCCACCAAAGGTAGAGCAGACCTTTGATCTTCCCAAACACCATTTGCTCGTAAACGTTATACTCAGAAGCAATGTCTCGAAGAGAATCCTATAATATACCGAAACCTCGATTTCGTGAGAGGATAAACAATCACACGGATGACATAGAGAGTAGATGCTGTGAATTTCAGATTCCCTTTGGATTCCAATGAAAATTAGGAGGTTGTAGTTAGCTTACGATGGTTTGGCTCGTGTGAGCTACAGAAGTATCTCGAATCTGAGACAATCGAGCTTTGGAGGCGTCAATGGTAGAATCCACCGTCTCCGTGATCGTCTTCTGGTAAACAAGCGCCTGACGCAACGCATCATCGATCCAGGAAGCCGCATTTTCCACCGTCGTCGTTGCGATCTTCTGATACTCCGGCGGATGCACTGGCGAAGATTGTTGAATCTCCGGCGATTTCGCGTTGTCCATCTCTGAGGATGATGATTCTCCCAACGCTGCCATTAGAAAAGATCTCTCCAATATCGCGACCTCCTTCGCTCAAGTTCTGAAGAAAAACCCGGTGGACAAAAGAATGACCCGAGTATAATTTAATCGGGCCCCGTTTCAGATTGACAACTAAGACCCTGAAAAGTTTAGTTTATCTCCAACATTTCCCATCTATTTCTTAATTGTTCAATAAACGCCAGAGACTTTTATAGATTAGTTATGGTTAATAGATTAGTTATTTCACTCAAGACCATTGACTATGAGTGTGTTATGCTATCaacaattgaatttttttaaagttaaaaaggTGATAATAGTACTCATTGTCATTTGTGAGATGTATAAAAAGCTCATGCCTATAATATGTGTgaagaatattgaaaatttgaatgtAAAGAAACTGGAATTGTGAAAGATCGTTTATACTCTGGTAATAAaccacaaaattaaaacattaacTTGAAACCACTGTATAATATTTGGATCACTAGCAGTCACTTAGGGTGGCATTGTCTTCAACTATTATCTTTGTCATCATTTGACAAAGTAGAGCTTGCCCATAACATGAAGCACAGCGACGAAAGCAATGAAACCGATGCTCATGATAAGAACAACATTGGGGGAGATCTTGAGACCAGGTGCGTCATCGGTGTAGAACTGAAGCATGGATCCGGCTGCACCACCAGAGGCACCTCCTCCACCAGCACCGCTGGTCGGCTTCCTCCTACGCATGCTTGCAGTTGCAGCTGCACTTCCTCTCTGTGGAGCTCCACTTCCCaccattctttcttcttttctctatcTGAGAATAATGGTTGGCCTTTAGGAAATCGGAAGCAAAAGAGcgatcatatataaaaaaaaacagagaattatTAAGCAAATGAAATAATAGGAGACATCTAAACACCATTAAGCTCATGTTTAGTTTTCCATGGTCATACATTCTATATGATACTAGAAACCTCTGGTAAAAGATTTGCTTCCCACAAGGCAACTACGTATACCCAAATTTATATACTACTATCACATTGTTTCCATTTATCCGTAAGCTCAAATCAGTACAAATTCAGGTTTAATCATGTAAATTACTTGGTACAATCCTGTTCTGGTTAGCAAGAGTTCTTAGAAACGTAATTGAAAAAACTTGTTTCAATTTGACATATACTATATGAGTTTGAGCTGCATTTTCAGGAGATGGAAGATTCGAAACTCTCAAACGCAGAAAACTAATTTCAGCATCGagtcaacaaaactaaattagaTGAAGCAATCCTAAAATTCTCAAATCAGCGAGACAAAAATTGAACATGCAAAATTCTATGTAAAATTCTCAGATGCTATGCATGTTGAAT
It encodes the following:
- a CDS encoding alanine-tRNA ligase (Uncharacterised conserved protein UCP022280; FUNCTIONS IN: molecular_function unknown; INVOLVED IN: biological_process unknown; LOCATED IN: mitochondrion; EXPRESSED IN: 24 plant structures; EXPRESSED DURING: 15 growth stages; CONTAINS InterPro DOMAIN/s: Uncharacterised conserved protein UCP022280 (InterPro:IPR016803); BEST Arabidopsis thaliana protein match is: Uncharacterised conserved protein UCP022280 (TAIR:AT4G26410.1); Has 86 Blast hits to 86 proteins in 26 species: Archae - 0; Bacteria - 7; Metazoa - 5; Fungi - 2; Plants - 71; Viruses - 0; Other Eukaryotes - 1 (source: NCBI BLink).), with protein sequence MAALGESSSSEMDNAKSPEIQQSSPVHPPEYQKIATTTVENAASWIDDALRQALVYQKTITETVDSTIDASKARLSQIRDTSVAHTSQTIDSLRDIASEYNVYEQMVFGKIKDGVNVAASHPLISGTLAFGVGIFALKKTRRFVYYNTVRMFVSEEALLSRADLKVKELRQSMDRLKAESEKLERVATVAEEEFIRGRMKLRQAGKQIRGAISSAYKIEKQAAGLKDVLKELPTREASRFRTQISKRASEVKQERNALTKEVNKISNYGISV
- the SEC61 BETA gene encoding Preprotein translocase Sec, Sec61-beta subunit protein (SUPPRESSORS OF SECRETION-DEFECTIVE 61 BETA (SEC61 BETA); CONTAINS InterPro DOMAIN/s: Preprotein translocase Sec, Sec61-beta subunit, eukarya (InterPro:IPR016482), Preprotein translocase Sec, Sec61-beta subunit (InterPro:IPR005609); BEST Arabidopsis thaliana protein match is: Preprotein translocase Sec, Sec61-beta subunit protein (TAIR:AT3G60540.2); Has 394 Blast hits to 394 proteins in 149 species: Archae - 0; Bacteria - 0; Metazoa - 136; Fungi - 114; Plants - 109; Viruses - 0; Other Eukaryotes - 35 (source: NCBI BLink).); this encodes MVGSGAPQRGSAAATASMRRRKPTSGAGGGGASGGAAGSMLQFYTDDAPGLKISPNVVLIMSIGFIAFVAVLHVMGKLYFVK